The Planctomycetia bacterium genome contains a region encoding:
- a CDS encoding EutN/CcmL family microcompartment protein, whose translation MRIAQVIGNVTLSRVHPSLHGGRFRLATPLTLGDLRSREPSENEAIVIYDELNAGSGQWIAVSEGGEAAQPFYPEEKPLDAYNAAIIDQLTLE comes from the coding sequence ATGCGTATCGCCCAAGTCATCGGCAACGTCACCCTCAGCCGCGTGCATCCGAGTTTGCACGGCGGACGATTCCGTTTGGCGACGCCATTGACGCTCGGCGACCTGCGCTCGCGCGAACCGTCGGAGAATGAAGCCATTGTGATCTACGACGAACTGAACGCCGGCAGCGGCCAATGGATCGCCGTCAGCGAAGGCGGCGAAGCGGCGCAGCCATTCTATCCCGAGGAAAAACCGCTGGACGCCTATAACGCTGCCATCATCGACCAACTGACGTTGGAATGA
- a CDS encoding EutN/CcmL family microcompartment protein has translation MQLGRVIGTATATVKHPTLSGWKLLVVQLLMADGKSSDGEPVLAIDSMGAGGGDKVILTSDGKGTRALMKSDNTPVRWSVMGIAD, from the coding sequence ATGCAACTCGGCCGTGTCATCGGAACTGCCACCGCGACGGTCAAGCATCCAACCCTTTCGGGCTGGAAGCTGCTGGTCGTGCAGTTACTGATGGCGGACGGGAAATCGTCGGACGGCGAGCCGGTGCTGGCGATTGACAGCATGGGCGCCGGCGGCGGTGACAAAGTGATCCTCACCAGCGACGGCAAGGGGACGCGAGCATTGATGAAGAGCGACAACACGCCGGTGCGTTGGAGCGTGATGGGCATTGCGGACTGA